The following are from one region of the Salvia splendens isolate huo1 chromosome 2, SspV2, whole genome shotgun sequence genome:
- the LOC121765908 gene encoding zinc finger A20 and AN1 domain-containing stress-associated protein 5-like, with product MGHKRDKEETELKVAENLPICSPPQTIAAPPPHLPAARLPETSDAASDRRAGSAAALERPDLEIRVAVKRPREKEVTRCSGSGCRKRIGLVGIRCRCGHVFCSEHRYSDRHDCSFDYKAAGRDAIAKENPVIRAAKLLKV from the coding sequence ATGGGGCATAAGAGAGACAAGGAAGAAACCGAGCTGAAGGTCGCGGAAAACCTACCGATATGCAGTCCACCTCAGACGATCGCCGCTCCTCCGCCGCATCTACCCGCCGCCAGGCTACCGGAGACCTCAGATGCGGCGTCCGACCGGAGAGCTGGATCCGCGGCGGCTCTGGAAAGGCCCGATCTGGAGATTCGTGTAGCGGTGAAGAGACCTAGAGAGAAAGAGGTCACCCGCTGCTCCGGATCGGGCTGCAGGAAGCGGATCGGGTTGGTCGGTATCCGGTGCAGGTGCGGCCACGTGTTCTGCTCGGAGCACAGGTACTCAGATCGGCACGACTGCAGCTTCGACTACAAGGCGGCCGGCCGAGACGCGATCGCGAAGGAGAATCCGGTCATCAGAGCGGCGAAGCTCCTCAAAGTTTGA
- the LOC121779679 gene encoding uncharacterized protein LOC121779679 has product MENEVVQVLDPDQEQQGQWQGQSGWHRPTLALTSQQKNLIAQFLLQRSSAGVLPRGSCAEAANKFNIHKRTAERIWHISKQQMDRGEPVMMQGKVKGYQHKDKLMLDEDKFRNLSMLERSTIRKVASKMEVSKTTIGRFLKRNQLKPHTSAIKPTLTETNKIARIKWCLSHIQPTLAEGKLLYHSMHNIVHIDEKWFYMTKTSDRYYLLPDEDVPYRSCKSKRFITKVMFMAAVSRPLCGPDGDIIFDGKIGLFPFTEQIPAQRSSKNRPKGTMETKPIQSITKEVMTACLINQIIPSIKAKWPANASKKIFIQQDNAKPHLRAADHQFEALASTDGFEFHLISQPPNSPDTNVLDLGYFRAIQSLQDDKMATSVDDLLRNVFNSFEELSPQTLNRVFITLQSCLTAILQVHGKNDYKIPHMNKNRLERTEGLPLQFHVEEGLVRESLEYLKLPENNTGDSYDIGRLNHALGY; this is encoded by the exons ATGGAGAATGAGGTGGTCCAAGTGTTGGACCCTGATCAGGAGCAGCAGGGGCAGTGGCAGGGGCAGTCCGGATGGCATCGGCCTACATTAGCCTTGACTAGCCAACAAAAAAACCTCATTGCACAGTTTCTTCTACAGCGAAGTAGTGCTGGAGTGCTGCCAAGAGGTTCTTGTGCAGAGGCTGCCAATAAATTCAACATCCACAAAAGGACAGCAGAGAGAATATGGCACATCAGTAAGCAGCAGATGGACAGAGGGGAACCTGTCATGATGCAAGGCAAAGTAAAAggttatcaacacaaagacaaacTCATGTTAGATGAAGACAAGTTTAGAAACCTGTCCATGCTTGAGAGATCAACCATAAGGAAGGTTGCTTCTAAGATGGAAGTAAGCAAGACAACAATTGGTAGATTTCTTAAGAGGAATCAATTGAAACCTCATACAAGTGCTATCAAGCCTACACTTACTGAAACCAACAAAATTGCAAGGATAAAATGGTGTCTTTCTCATATTCAGCCAACACTCGCTGAAGGTAAACTTCTTTACCATTCAATGCACAACATTGTCCATATTGACGAGAAATGGTTCTACATGACAAAGACATCAGATAGATACTACCTGTTGCCGGATGAAGATGTGCCATACAGGTCCTGTAAGTCCAAGAGATTCATCACTAAAGTGATGTTCATGGCTGCTGTGAGTAGGCCACTATGTGGGCCTGATGGAGACATCATATTCGATGGTAAAATAGGGTTATTTCCATTCACAGAACAGATACCAGCCCAAAGAAGTTCAAAGAACAGGCCAAAAGGGACAATGGAGACAAAGCCAATTCAGTCAATTACCAAGGAAGTCATGACAGCTTGTCTCATAAACCAG ATTATACCATCAATCAAAGCCAAATGGCCAGCCAATGCAAGCAAGAAGATTTTCATACAGCAAGATAATGCCAAACCTCACCTTAGAGCAGCTGATCATCAATTTGAGGCACTTGCAAGTACTGATGGATTTGAATTCCATCTAATTAGCCAACCACCCAACTCCCCAGACACAAATGTGTTAGACCTCGGGTATTTCAGGGCAATACAGTCACTACAAGATGACAAGATGGCCACAAGTGTTGATGATTTGCTTAGGAATGTGTTTAACTCATTTGAAGAACTCTCACCACAGACCCTGAATAGAGTTTTCATCACTTTGCAAAGCTGTTTGACAGCAATATTACAAGTGCATGGGAAGAATGATTATAAGATCCCTCATATGAACAAGAACAGGTTGGAAAGAACAGAGGGGTTGCCTTTACAATTTCACGTTGAAGAAGGATTGGTGAGAGAGAGCTTGGAGTATCTAAAGCTGCCTGAAAACAACACTGGGGACTCATATGACATAGGGCGGCTTAACCATGCTTTAGGGTACTAG